A single Pseudomonas sp. HN11 DNA region contains:
- a CDS encoding amino acid ABC transporter ATP-binding protein: MSHQSEDVIIEALDIHKSFGALQILKGISLQVRRGEVVVLIGASGSGKTTFIRCINLLEDIQGGRIRVNGRAMGYRERSDGSLVRDSERNIARQRRDIGMVFQRFNLFPHMTALENIIEAPIQVLGTPRAEALEQARGLLARVGLADKASHYPSMLSGGQQQRVAIARALAMKPQAMLFDEPTSALDPETVGEVLQVMKELAEEGMTMVVVTHEMGFAREVADRVVVLDQGELIEQGPAEQIFSHPSHPRTRAFLSRVL; the protein is encoded by the coding sequence ATGTCGCATCAAAGTGAAGACGTAATCATCGAGGCGCTGGATATTCATAAGTCGTTTGGCGCGCTGCAGATCCTCAAGGGGATTTCCCTGCAAGTGCGACGCGGTGAAGTGGTGGTGCTGATCGGCGCATCGGGTTCGGGCAAGACCACGTTTATCCGATGCATCAACCTGCTGGAAGACATCCAGGGCGGACGCATCCGCGTCAATGGCCGCGCCATGGGCTATCGCGAGCGCAGCGACGGCAGCCTGGTGCGCGATTCGGAGCGCAACATCGCCCGCCAGCGCCGCGACATTGGCATGGTGTTCCAGCGTTTTAACCTGTTCCCCCATATGACCGCTTTGGAAAACATCATCGAAGCGCCGATCCAGGTGCTTGGCACGCCACGCGCCGAAGCCTTGGAACAGGCCCGCGGATTACTGGCGCGGGTCGGCCTGGCGGACAAGGCCAGCCACTACCCGTCGATGCTTTCCGGCGGCCAGCAGCAACGGGTGGCCATCGCCCGTGCACTGGCGATGAAACCCCAGGCCATGTTGTTCGACGAACCCACCAGCGCCCTCGACCCGGAAACCGTCGGCGAAGTGCTGCAGGTGATGAAGGAACTGGCCGAGGAGGGCATGACCATGGTGGTGGTCACCCACGAAATGGGTTTTGCCCGTGAAGTGGCCGACCGCGTGGTGGTGCTTGACCAAGGCGAACTCATCGAACAAGGGCCTGCGGAACAGATTTTCAGCCACCCCAGCCACCCCCGTACCCGAGCCTTTCTCAGTCGCGTGCTATGA
- a CDS encoding amino acid ABC transporter permease, with amino-acid sequence MNFNWDVFWQYLLQPSGVYLTGLWLTCLIAVSAMLLGCVLGLAAALLRLSKNPLLRLPVRFYVWLMRGTPLLVQIVFLYTALAAGGIFRFEDIDLFGLVVPGNIQAAIIALGLNEGAYMAEIIRAGIGAVDKGQYEAGRSLGMGFAKLMRRIVLPQAFRVIVPPLGNEFNVMLKNTTLVSVIGVQELLLSTQMVTSATFRVFELYLVVAIYFLMLTTLWGFFQRWLEARFGQSDRPSAPPPASSRLFGRSTLKLLRGR; translated from the coding sequence ATGAACTTCAATTGGGATGTGTTCTGGCAGTACCTGCTGCAGCCCAGTGGGGTGTACCTCACCGGTCTATGGCTGACCTGCCTGATCGCGGTGTCCGCGATGTTGCTGGGCTGCGTGCTGGGCTTGGCGGCGGCGCTGTTGCGATTGTCGAAGAACCCGCTGCTGCGCCTGCCGGTACGGTTTTATGTGTGGTTGATGCGCGGCACGCCGTTGTTGGTGCAGATCGTGTTCCTGTACACAGCGCTGGCGGCGGGCGGGATTTTCCGCTTTGAGGATATCGACCTGTTCGGCCTGGTCGTGCCCGGCAATATCCAGGCGGCGATCATCGCTCTGGGCCTCAACGAAGGCGCCTATATGGCCGAGATCATCCGCGCCGGCATCGGTGCGGTAGACAAGGGGCAATATGAAGCCGGGCGCTCCCTGGGCATGGGCTTTGCCAAGCTGATGCGGCGCATCGTGCTGCCCCAGGCGTTCCGCGTGATCGTGCCGCCGCTGGGCAACGAGTTCAACGTGATGCTCAAGAACACCACCCTGGTCAGCGTGATCGGCGTGCAGGAGTTGCTGCTCAGCACGCAAATGGTCACTTCGGCGACGTTCCGCGTGTTCGAGTTGTACCTGGTGGTCGCGATCTACTTCCTGATGCTCACCACGCTCTGGGGCTTCTTCCAGCGCTGGCTGGAAGCACGCTTCGGCCAGTCCGACCGGCCTTCGGCACCGCCACCGGCGTCCAGCCGCCTGTTCGGGCGCAGCACCTTGAAACTGCTGAGGGGACGATAA
- a CDS encoding ABC transporter substrate-binding protein, whose product MHKRRALLVAFSLGLCTQWAAAAPQVPERLKTVDKLVYCSGMDSPPLVSFDEAQKPRGLTVDLGLEIAKRLGDKQVQWRVIPFSGLVPALLAQQCDMIVDQLFDKPERRQVIDIVNYMYSSQSVVVPKGNPKGIKALDDLSGHKVAVLNGSTIKTLLDAQNDSLTKAGKPLMKLVVYNTDTDAFQALRISQVDAYGTTVETAGYYAAMAPDLFQEGVPAFSRILTGLGMRKDDPQLTAAVQQVISDMRGDGSYVALLNKWHVSSDTLD is encoded by the coding sequence ATGCATAAACGCCGCGCCTTGCTGGTGGCTTTTTCCCTCGGCCTCTGTACCCAATGGGCTGCTGCCGCGCCTCAGGTACCGGAACGCTTGAAGACCGTCGATAAACTCGTCTATTGCTCGGGGATGGATTCACCGCCCCTGGTGTCCTTTGATGAAGCGCAGAAACCGCGTGGACTTACCGTTGACCTTGGCCTTGAGATCGCCAAGCGCCTGGGCGACAAGCAGGTGCAGTGGCGCGTAATCCCGTTCTCCGGCCTGGTGCCGGCGTTGCTCGCCCAGCAGTGCGACATGATCGTCGACCAGTTATTCGACAAACCCGAACGGCGCCAGGTGATCGATATCGTCAACTACATGTATTCCAGCCAGTCGGTGGTGGTGCCCAAGGGCAATCCCAAAGGCATCAAGGCCCTGGATGACCTGTCCGGGCACAAGGTCGCGGTGCTCAACGGCTCCACCATCAAGACCCTGCTGGACGCGCAAAACGACAGCCTGACCAAAGCCGGCAAGCCTTTGATGAAACTGGTGGTGTACAACACCGATACCGATGCCTTCCAGGCCCTGCGCATCAGCCAGGTCGACGCCTACGGCACCACGGTGGAAACCGCCGGCTACTACGCCGCGATGGCCCCGGACCTGTTCCAGGAAGGCGTTCCTGCATTCAGTCGCATCCTCACCGGCCTGGGCATGCGCAAGGACGACCCGCAACTCACTGCCGCCGTGCAGCAAGTGATCAGTGACATGCGCGGTGATGGCAGCTACGTGGCGCTGCTGAATAAATGGCATGTCAGCAGCGACACTCTCGACTGA
- a CDS encoding GntR family transcriptional regulator: MQFASAYVDRQPLTAEEEAYNFLLDAICSGRYRKGDRLIAEDIASEIGMSRMPVREAFRRLDAQGLVTLRPNRGAVVSGLDIDELHEVFEMRSALEGLAVRVAVARIGDRQLAALERMLDEMDDYRDESTAWVSRHRAFHEYLCSLSGRPRLMKQISALYSLVEAPMRLWLQHGEKPLSARQEHAVILDAIRSSDAARAEAVVREHIEGTVPALFQFLQTGK; encoded by the coding sequence ATGCAATTTGCCTCTGCTTACGTTGACCGTCAGCCCCTCACCGCAGAAGAGGAGGCCTACAATTTCCTGCTCGACGCCATTTGCAGTGGCCGCTACCGCAAGGGCGACCGCCTGATCGCCGAAGACATCGCCAGTGAGATCGGCATGAGCCGCATGCCCGTGCGCGAAGCCTTCCGCCGCCTGGATGCCCAAGGTCTGGTAACCCTGCGACCCAACCGTGGCGCCGTCGTCAGCGGCCTGGATATTGATGAGTTACACGAAGTGTTCGAGATGCGCAGCGCCTTGGAAGGCCTGGCAGTGCGCGTGGCAGTTGCACGCATCGGCGACCGTCAATTGGCCGCACTTGAACGCATGCTCGACGAAATGGATGACTACCGCGACGAAAGCACCGCTTGGGTCAGTCGCCACCGCGCGTTTCACGAATACCTGTGCAGCCTCAGCGGCCGCCCGCGCTTGATGAAGCAGATCTCGGCGCTCTACTCGCTGGTGGAAGCGCCCATGCGCCTGTGGTTGCAGCATGGTGAGAAACCCCTTAGCGCACGCCAGGAACATGCGGTGATCCTTGACGCTATCCGTTCCAGTGACGCTGCCCGCGCCGAGGCCGTGGTGCGCGAGCACATCGAGGGTACCGTCCCGGCGCTGTTCCAGTTCCTGCAAACCGGAAAATAA